One window of Nostoc sp. C052 genomic DNA carries:
- a CDS encoding phage tail protein, with protein MVQSRSSPAVSIQLTPMQIPEALPVAGLAFANAENIDVAGRSLLLHPGHPSEMIVQVQNLEQRPLRVSLSIEGNFPSQWCQIGTEGSEIPPRGQMDAVLYFSIPDTFFEDQEAISPGKKDKLTLNFRSLITLHIDPGTDNEQIERSEYFDLYIRPYTAYMEFLPILYREVDFIGRFMKIFEQAFQPIVNSYNVMWANLDPLTAPQALLPFMAHWVAWQVDSVWDLQQQRRLIRRAVELYRWRGTRKGLRLYLHLYTGLPLDEHLTNEADKHISITEPFGPSFIIGDAQLGNAVLAGGQPYHFIVRLRSNISSGIINEELIQRIIEQEKPAFCTYELSIENPTN; from the coding sequence ATGGTTCAAAGTCGCTCTAGTCCAGCTGTAAGCATTCAATTAACGCCAATGCAAATTCCCGAAGCTTTACCTGTGGCAGGTTTAGCATTTGCAAACGCCGAAAACATCGATGTTGCTGGGCGTAGTTTACTCTTGCATCCTGGACATCCCAGCGAGATGATTGTCCAAGTACAAAACTTAGAACAACGTCCTTTGCGGGTAAGCTTAAGCATTGAGGGTAACTTCCCATCCCAGTGGTGTCAAATTGGCACAGAAGGCAGTGAAATACCGCCTCGTGGACAAATGGATGCTGTTCTCTACTTCTCAATTCCCGACACATTTTTTGAAGATCAAGAAGCAATTTCACCTGGAAAAAAAGATAAACTAACGCTCAATTTTCGCAGCCTAATTACCCTACACATAGACCCAGGCACGGACAACGAACAAATAGAGAGAAGCGAGTATTTCGATTTATACATCCGCCCCTATACTGCCTACATGGAATTCTTGCCAATTTTGTATCGAGAAGTGGACTTTATTGGTCGCTTCATGAAAATATTTGAGCAAGCTTTTCAACCAATAGTTAATAGTTACAACGTCATGTGGGCAAACCTCGATCCCTTGACAGCACCACAAGCATTACTACCCTTTATGGCTCATTGGGTTGCTTGGCAAGTAGATTCTGTTTGGGATCTCCAGCAACAGCGGCGTTTAATTCGCCGTGCCGTAGAACTTTATCGCTGGCGAGGAACTCGTAAAGGATTGCGTCTTTACTTGCATCTTTATACTGGTTTACCACTAGACGAACATTTAACTAATGAAGCTGATAAACATATTAGTATTACCGAACCGTTTGGCCCAAGTTTTATTATCGGAGATGCACAATTAGGAAATGCAGTTTTAGCAGGTGGACAACCATATCATTTCATAGTACGTTTGCGTTCAAATATTTCTAGTGGCATCATCAACGAAGAACTTATCCAAAGAATCATAGAACAAGAAAAACCAGCTTTTTGCACTTATGAATTATCTATCGAGAATCCCACTAATTAA
- a CDS encoding DUF4159 domain-containing protein: protein MSHPFPPPPIKSFERLQAADGLLINAERWRTAHEYHRNRQNAQYQSLNQPGIVCGLGVRDVTAPSQVEARYRDGRWVQIQPGIAIDLAGNLIVVPTSYDFPIDLEVVSSEPLMIYLVVSYVDPDELRRGQQRDIVQETYRIDQRNSTPASSEIEVCRILLQPGHTAITQPADAFFPGYNNIDLRYRRQAQMRPQALVCMAQANHSDPECARNFFSLSYLLQAVEPLYPSLRGADEPGQVSLAENIQDYDILYLTGGQAISLNSLEFESLRNYLNLGGVLLVDAPINANPLIESTQALAQQLESPLRPLEELQRSHPLRTKPFLFAALPMVNQQQIKLLIGGGIILAIGDLATAWGLDRDLSLPRLTIRTAQELGINILHYAWKRRQLIGLQQEDNSGQW, encoded by the coding sequence ATGTCCCACCCTTTCCCACCACCACCAATAAAATCTTTTGAGCGCCTGCAAGCCGCAGATGGCTTACTAATTAATGCGGAACGTTGGCGCACAGCCCATGAATATCACCGGAATCGGCAAAATGCTCAATATCAAAGTCTCAATCAACCAGGAATTGTCTGCGGTTTAGGCGTGCGAGATGTAACAGCCCCAAGCCAAGTTGAAGCTAGATATCGAGATGGACGTTGGGTACAAATTCAACCTGGTATTGCAATTGATTTAGCAGGTAATCTAATTGTTGTACCGACTTCTTATGATTTTCCTATCGATCTAGAAGTAGTAAGTTCTGAACCACTCATGATCTACTTAGTAGTTAGCTATGTAGATCCTGACGAATTGCGGCGCGGACAGCAAAGAGATATTGTTCAAGAAACTTATCGAATTGACCAAAGAAACTCTACACCAGCCAGTTCGGAAATAGAAGTATGTCGGATACTTCTGCAACCAGGACATACTGCAATTACTCAACCTGCGGATGCTTTTTTTCCTGGATATAACAATATTGATTTGCGTTATCGCCGTCAAGCACAAATGCGTCCTCAAGCACTTGTCTGTATGGCGCAAGCGAATCATAGCGATCCCGAATGTGCGCGTAATTTTTTCAGCCTTTCGTATTTGTTACAAGCAGTAGAACCCTTGTATCCCAGTTTGCGAGGGGCTGATGAACCCGGTCAGGTTTCTTTAGCAGAAAATATCCAAGACTATGACATTCTTTATCTCACAGGTGGACAAGCAATTTCTTTAAATAGTCTCGAATTTGAATCCCTCAGAAATTACTTAAATTTAGGTGGTGTGCTTCTAGTTGATGCACCAATAAATGCTAATCCTCTAATTGAGAGTACTCAAGCTTTAGCACAACAATTAGAAAGTCCTTTAAGACCTTTAGAAGAATTACAACGGAGTCATCCTTTAAGGACAAAACCTTTCTTATTTGCTGCCTTGCCAATGGTTAATCAACAGCAGATTAAACTATTAATCGGTGGAGGAATTATTTTAGCTATTGGAGATTTGGCAACTGCTTGGGGACTGGATAGAGATTTGAGTTTACCCAGATTGACTATTCGTACAGCTCAGGAATTAGGGATTAATATTCTTCACTATGCTTGGAAACGGCGACAGTTAATTGGTTTGCAACAGGAAGATAATTCCGGGCAGTGGTGA
- a CDS encoding NAD(P)/FAD-dependent oxidoreductase: protein MVLSVEKNAPHQVVIIGGGFGGLYTAKALKTANVNVTLIDKRNFHLFQPLLYQVATGALSPADISAPLRSVFSKSKNTKVLLGEVNDIDPKAQQVILGDEIVPYDTLIVATGANHSYFGKDNWKEFAPGLKTVEDAIEMRRRIFSAFEAAEKQTDPEKRRALLTFVIVGGGPTGVELAGAIAELAYQTLTEDFRSINTSEARILLLQGGDRILPHISPELSKVGAASLQKLGVAVYTNTRVTNIENNIVTFKQGDELTEIASKTILWAAGVQGSPLGKVLAENTGVECDRAGRVIVEPDLTIKGYKNIFVVGDLGNFSHQNGKPLPGVAPVAKQQGEYVAKLIKRRLQGHTLPQFRYNDVGTLAMIGQNLAVVDLGLIKLQGFIAWLFWLVIHIYFLIEFDTKIVVAIQWAWNYITRNRRSRLITGREAFVEAKTVKKSVQRSSVTPL, encoded by the coding sequence ATGGTTCTCTCAGTTGAGAAAAATGCACCACATCAGGTTGTGATCATTGGTGGTGGCTTTGGTGGACTGTATACAGCAAAAGCTTTGAAGACAGCAAACGTAAACGTTACTCTCATTGATAAACGCAACTTTCACCTATTTCAGCCGCTTTTATATCAAGTTGCCACAGGTGCGTTATCACCTGCTGATATTTCTGCACCATTGCGATCTGTATTCAGCAAAAGCAAGAATACAAAAGTGTTGCTAGGAGAAGTAAATGATATTGATCCCAAAGCGCAACAAGTTATTTTGGGTGATGAAATAGTACCTTATGACACATTGATTGTCGCCACAGGTGCTAACCACTCCTATTTTGGTAAGGATAACTGGAAAGAATTTGCTCCTGGCTTGAAAACTGTTGAAGATGCCATAGAAATGCGTCGCCGGATATTTTCGGCATTTGAAGCGGCAGAAAAACAAACTGATCCAGAAAAACGCCGTGCTTTGTTGACTTTTGTGATTGTGGGTGGTGGCCCCACCGGTGTAGAGTTAGCAGGTGCGATCGCAGAATTGGCATACCAAACTCTCACAGAAGATTTCCGCAGCATCAACACTTCAGAAGCGAGAATTTTACTATTGCAAGGTGGCGATCGCATCCTCCCACACATTTCACCAGAGTTATCAAAAGTAGGAGCAGCATCTTTACAGAAGTTGGGTGTGGCTGTCTACACTAACACCAGAGTGACAAATATTGAAAATAACATTGTTACTTTCAAGCAAGGCGATGAATTGACAGAAATAGCCTCAAAAACCATATTGTGGGCAGCAGGTGTTCAAGGTTCACCTCTGGGGAAAGTTCTAGCAGAAAATACAGGTGTAGAGTGCGATCGCGCCGGACGTGTGATTGTAGAACCTGACTTGACTATCAAGGGTTATAAAAACATTTTTGTCGTGGGAGATTTAGGCAACTTCTCTCATCAAAATGGTAAACCCTTGCCTGGTGTTGCACCTGTAGCTAAACAACAAGGAGAGTATGTAGCTAAACTCATTAAACGCAGGCTTCAAGGTCACACTTTGCCACAATTCCGTTACAATGACGTGGGTACTTTGGCAATGATTGGGCAAAATTTAGCTGTTGTAGATTTAGGCTTAATCAAACTCCAAGGTTTCATTGCTTGGCTCTTTTGGCTAGTAATTCACATCTACTTCTTAATCGAGTTTGACACTAAAATAGTAGTAGCAATTCAATGGGCGTGGAATTATATCACTCGTAATCGTCGCTCTAGATTGATTACAGGTCGGGAAGCTTTTGTAGAAGCAAAAACTGTTAAAAAGAGCGTGCAACGATCTTCTGTGACACCTCTGTAA
- a CDS encoding DUF928 domain-containing protein: MKHRFWASYLLAALAFLPFEPVSTTQVLATESVYQLAQAKTAYTQYMQLGYNETKQRNYRKALLNFQQAERLRPGDKYATSAIRNVTSYIQRGKNRIAFVPGRPGRVRSAGTRGSCFQAGQYLIPLTPTDKEAQRTTAEHPTFFFYLPQTSTTVQALEFVLRDGDSIDPLYKGTFKPVGQNGIVSVNIPADQSSLQIDKEYNWTFSMICDTNNRDKDSYVEGTIVRSQDENLSLQLKQPTTDLDRAVLFATAGFWEDALRTLANLRRQRPNDPEVEKYWEDLLNSVDIKEVVNKPLLPCCTAQK; encoded by the coding sequence ATGAAACATAGATTTTGGGCAAGCTATCTACTTGCTGCTTTAGCATTTCTCCCTTTCGAGCCTGTAAGTACTACTCAAGTTTTAGCAACAGAGTCAGTTTACCAATTAGCACAAGCGAAAACAGCTTACACCCAATATATGCAGCTTGGCTATAATGAAACCAAACAGAGAAACTATAGAAAAGCTTTATTGAATTTTCAGCAAGCAGAACGCCTACGTCCTGGAGATAAGTATGCTACTTCTGCAATTAGAAATGTTACAAGTTACATCCAACGCGGTAAAAATCGTATTGCCTTTGTTCCAGGTAGACCTGGTAGGGTCAGGTCAGCAGGAACACGGGGAAGTTGCTTTCAAGCTGGACAATATCTTATTCCCCTGACGCCAACAGATAAGGAAGCTCAACGAACCACAGCAGAGCATCCCACATTTTTTTTCTACCTTCCTCAAACCTCTACAACAGTGCAAGCCCTAGAATTTGTTTTGCGGGATGGTGATAGCATTGACCCATTATATAAGGGAACTTTCAAACCTGTTGGGCAGAATGGTATTGTTAGTGTAAATATACCCGCCGATCAGTCATCTCTACAAATCGATAAAGAGTACAATTGGACTTTTTCGATGATTTGTGATACTAATAACCGCGATAAAGATTCTTATGTAGAAGGTACAATTGTGCGATCGCAAGATGAAAACCTATCTCTTCAACTAAAGCAACCAACCACAGACCTAGATCGTGCTGTTTTATTTGCCACAGCTGGATTTTGGGAAGATGCTTTAAGAACTTTAGCTAATTTACGCCGCCAGCGCCCTAACGATCCTGAAGTTGAGAAATATTGGGAAGATTTATTGAATTCAGTAGACATTAAAGAAGTTGTAAACAAGCCTTTATTGCCCTGTTGTACTGCCCAGAAATAA